The following DNA comes from Deltaproteobacteria bacterium.
GCAGGATGGCCAGGAATTTCTGGAACTGGCAGCTAAGATACCGATTCAAACCGAGACCCAACTATTCCGGCTGGAGGAAGCCAACCAGGCCCTGCAACTGCTCAAGGCCGGTAAGATTAACGGGGCGGGGGTTCTGGCGATTAATCCATAGGATCATGATCCATTAATAATCCGTAGATAACATGAAAATTAACACCTTTCCACATAATTTTTTTCTTAGGCACCTCAATTTTCAATCAAGGAGGGAAGATGCAAGTATTCATCATGCATGTTGGCCATCCTGGTAATGTCGACATCGACTATACGGTCACAAGGCAGAGAAATATTCGTGAAATCCTCGACAAACTGCCCAAAGATGCTCCCGAACGCCACTACTTCGAAAACGATTCAACGCTTCATTCTGCTTTTCCAAATGGCTCTTTCAATTGTTGGGGGGTACCCCCCCACGCAGAGCCTGCTTTTGGCGAGACTCGACTTGGGGACCTTATATTAATCATACCTCAAATTGGCATTCATGACGGTGGCATTCACCAAATTGGCATTGTCAAAGCAAAGGCCCCTCTTAGGTGTTATAATGCCTCCAGGATATTGTGGCCAAGGACTCCGAGACAAAGGCTTTTTCCATTTATATTTTTCTTCACTACCGAGATCGGTTTTCGCGGCTGGTTCGAGTTTCTCGAAGATCTTGGTTACAACCCCAGATGGAACCCTCGAGGTTGGTACAAGCGATTAGATTTTAACCGTTTTGCTCATTGGGGTGGACCTGAAGGCTATTTGAATTTTTTGAGAACAGAATGTGGATTCCGCTTATTAATGCCCTTAGCCTAACCTTACGCTTTAGCAGGCGGCAGGGACGTGCCCATTGTTGAAAGGTTTTACAGAATCTCCCGGGTTATAGATACGTCACTCGAATTCAACGCTTGTTGTTGTCTCTTATTTTTGCTGCAGTTTTTGTTATAATCTTTTCGTTAATGAATTGGGTAATTCTCGTTTCAGGAAATTGGCTTTATACTCGATTTAGAACTATTACGATCACTTTCAAAATGGTGACTGAGGATAATATGATTTCCGAAGACAAGCATACGAATATCCAAAAATAACAATCTCTATAGGGGTGACCCGCCGGGACGCACCTACGAAAATTAATAATCTATGGATAATAAAATCTGTTAGGCGGTGTATTATTTAGACCGATGGAAACTGTAAAAATTGAAGGAGTCACCCTGCATCTGGCCCATCCCGATGAACTGGACCTGGCCTGGGTGGGGCAGGAAGAGTTGCTGGCCCAGGTGTTGGCCGCCTGGCTGATGGTGGATGAACGGGATCTGCCGCTGAACCCCCGGCTGCTGGGCAAACCCGGAGTCGGCAAAACCACCCTGGCCTATGCCGCGGGTAAAAAACTAGGCCGCGAAGTTTACCTGTTTCAGGCCACCATGGACACCCGGCCCGAGGACTTGCTGGTCACTCCGGTGATCGCCGGTTCCAATAAAATCCAATACATGGCCAGTTCCCTGGTGACCGCCATGCTGCGGGGCGGGGTGGCGGTGATCGATGAGGCCAACCGGATGAGCGAAAAGAGCTGGGCTTCCCTGGCCCCGCTGCTGGATAACCGCCGTTATGTAGAATCGATTGCCGCCGGGATCAAGATCAAGGCCCATCCCGATTTTCGCATCTGTGTGACTATGAACGATGATGCTTCTACCTTTGAGGTGCCGGAATACATCCACTCCCGGCTTATGCCCCAGATCGTGGTGGATTTCCCCAGCGCCGACGAAGAACAGCGTATTCTAACGCAGAATCTGCCTTTCGCCCCTAACTTTATCCTGGATTATGTGGTCAACTTCCTACAGCAGGCGCACCAGGCCCGGGAACGCTTTACGGTCCGGGATGGTATCAACATTGCCCGCTATGCCTTTAAATTGTCCCGTTCCCAAACCACTCCGGCTCAAGGGCGGCTAACCCAGATCTCCGGTCAAGAGATTTTTCGTACTTGTCTGATACAGGCTATCGTCCAGATTCTAGGGGAGGAAGCCCTGGATTATGTCCCCCACTGAGGTCAATCACTCCGCCCCGGCCTTTATTCCCTTTCAGCATCTGGCCCTGGTTCCGGTCTTGCACGGCCGCCTGGAATGCGCCCTGCTGGTGCGCCAGGCCTTTGACCAGTATCAGCCCCAGGCGGTGGCGGTGGAGCTGCCCCCCACGGTCCAGACCGCGGTCCGGCAGGCGGTGCAACGTCTGCCCTTGCTCTCGGTAGTTTATTATGAAGAAAGCGACGGCCGCTTGGTCTATTTCCCCATCGAGCCCACTGACCCGCTCATCGAAGCCATTCGCCTGGGGCAGGAACATAGCTTGCCGGTCCATTTTATTGATCGCGAGGTGGAAGGTTATCCACGCCTCCGGGAACCCCTGCCAGACCCTTATGCATTGAACCAGATCGGCCTTAGAGCCTATGCCGACGCCTACCGCCAAAGTTGCCAGGGGCTGACCCCCAAATGGCCCGATGTGCTCCGAGAACAGGCTATGGCCTATCACCTGGGAGAGTTGCAGAAGCGTTATGAACGACTGCTGGTCGTCTTTGGACTGGCCCATTACCCTGGGCTAATGGAGCAATTGACCCGGCCCCAGGCCCATCCCCTGGAAAAGCGCAAGCGAGCCGGGGTGATGGTGGCCCACCTGGCCGAGGACTCCAGCCGCGAGATATTGTCAGAAATTCCTTATCTAGCCGCAGTCTACGAGCAGGCCCGGATTGAAATTCCGCCCCCAACCCTGGATCGCCTGCAACTCCATCAGCAACTCATTGCCGAGGCCGCAGTCCGTTACCAGAAAAATCAGGGCGACGGCATTTCCCTGACACAGCAGGCTATCCTGCACCAGTTTGCCCGCAATTATGCCCTCATTCAGGGGCATCTGACCCCCAACTTTTATCAACTGGTAGTGGCCGCCCGGGGGGTGGCCGACGACGATTTTGCTTACGAAGTCTGGGACTTGGGAGCTACTTATCCCTGGCAGAGCCAAGACCCTGGACTGCCGGTTTTACGTCTCACCGGCGAAGATCTCTTCCTCAATCAGAAGCGCATCCGCTTTCAGCGGCGTTTTCGCCAGACCCGGCGACGTCTGGTGCCAATGCCAGTGCGGGCCCGCCCCCGAGAAGCCCGACCCGGCCAGTGGCGGGAAGCTTGGCGCGGCACCGGCATCTGTTCCTATCCCCCGGAAGATCTGGTGATAGAAGACTTCGGCGATTTCGCCCGCAAAAAAGCCATGCACACGCTTTCCGAGCAGAACCGCCGGGTGGAGCCTTTTACCGCGTCGTTGTTGGACGGCATTGCAGTGCGGGAGACCATCCGCAACTGGCATGAACAGGTGATTTATGTGATGGAAGAGCGGCGGGTGCCCGGTAAGGTCGGGGCAGTGGTGACCATCTTTGACCCTGACCGCGGCGCAGAGGAAAAATATCCCTGGCGGGTCACCTGGCTGGGGGAACACGCGCAGGAATCAGACATGGCCTTTTATGCTACTCCGGCCGGGGAACATTTAGTCGGCCCAGGCATTTCGCGTTGCAAATATGGCGGCTTCATGCTCTCTTACCCGCCCTGGCGGCTGTACGAAGTCTGGCAAGATGCCTTCTTTGGGATAGCCCGCAGCAAACCCGAGCGTCTGGTGCTGGCCGCCCTGGATTACAGCCTGGAAAAGCACGTAGCCTATATTGCCGCCCAGCCGCCCCGCCGTCGCTGGCTGAGCTGGGCCAATCGCTACGGCAAAAAGCTGGTCTATCTGCCGCTCGGCAGCTTCTCGCCGGTGACCTTAAAGAAAATCCAAACCTTCCATGTTCTCGACGGCCAGCCGGTGCGCCACTGGGCCGGGGATTATATCTGGTAAAAAAATCGGCCAGTTAATAATTCAGATATTACTTTGTTTTCGTAGCCATTCTCTGACAAAATCGGCAAATCTGGCTAAATCATCGATCTGTTGTAAATTACTATAGACTTCATCCCAATCCAATCGAATATATTCATGAATCAGGATGTTGCGGAATCCGGCTAGCGGGGCTAAGTTCCGGGCAAAATCTAATGGTATAACCCCCAGTTCCCCCATTTTTAATAAGGCCTCATAATAATCCGTGGGCTTAGGGGCCTGAGTCAGCGATATGATGCGGTGGCTAATATCCAGGCAACATTGCACCGCTACTTCCAGATTTCGCTCCACAATATCGCGCAGGTACGGGTCCTGGTCAAACTCGGCCCGTTTCTTGGCTCTGAGCGGCTCTAATCTGGCCAAGCGTTCGCTCAGTTCGTCCAAGCGCCTCTCGATACCACTGAATTCGACTGGCACGTTGCCCTCCTGCTAAAATTTCCTGCCGCCAGGCCCGCAAGACTGGGAGATAATCGGCATAACGACTCATAATTTGAGCCTCATATTCCACCCGGATCGCCAGATCGCGCTGATAAAGGACTTTACCCTGCCAGATAATGGCGTAAGCCAATTCAATAGGGGCTTGACCTAACCAGACCACGTCCACCTTAGCAGGTTTGAGGAGACTGGTTAGGGCCTGGTGCAGACGGCCATGCCGTGGGGGGGGATCTTGACCTCGGTCACACAAAATTCCCAGATCATAGTCACTCTGCGGCCCGGAACGACCCTCAGCCTGCGAACCGAATAGATAAACCAGACTGACCTCAGGAAAATTTTTTAGGATTTGCGGTAGTTTATTTTTAAGAAAGGCTAGCCTCATTAGCCACTATTCAGTTAATAACAAAAACCTAAATATTATATTGGTGTGTTTTACCCGCCCTGATAAAGTTATTAAGATAAAGTATAAACTTATACCGATTAGCTTTTAAATGAGTAATTTTGTCCTTTATCCCCTCTCCCCCGCCGGCGGGGGAGAGGAGGAGGGTGAGGGGGCATTTTAGCTCTTTGATCGCAAGTTGGTATTAGAGGACGCAATAAAGCGAACCGCCGGATAATATTAGGCTTTGAATGTATTTTTAACGGCAGTCGCGGCAGACGAAGTAGTGTTCCACCGGTTCCCCGGTAAGTTTGGCCCAGTATTCCAGTTGGGCCAGGGGGGCGATATAGTTGCCGCAGACATTACAGCGGACCATCTCGAATTCCCGTCCCCAGATGATGCGCTTGCCGTCTTGTTCAATATAAGGGATGACCTCTGTAGGACAGATGAAGGCACAGGAACCGCAGCCGATGCAGGCGTCGGAAGGCTCCAGAAAGGGGGTGGTCACCAACTTGCCAGGGGTGCGGTAAGCCATACTGATGGCGCTGACGCCGACGACCTCCCGGCAGGTGCGGACGCACAGGCCACAGAGGATGCAAAGTTCATTCGGGTCTTCGCTGGGAAACCGGGACTCATGGATTCCCATCTCGGCAGCCATATCCTGAATAATCTTGGCCTTGGGAGCTCGAGCCAACAGCAGCTCCAGTGTCATACGCCGGGCTTGCAGGACCTTTTCGGAGTGGGTCTGCACCTGCAGACCGGACTCGGCCGGATAGGTACAGGAGTTGACCAGGCGGGTATGGGGATGTTCGCCGATCTCTACCACACACAACCGGCAATTGCCTTCCGAAGGTAGTTCGGGATGGTAACAGAGGGTGGGGATATCGACGCCGAGGTGTTGAGCAGCCTGTAGCAGGGTATACCCCTGGGGCACCTTGAGGTAGATGCCGTTGATCAGAAGACCTACTTCCTCCATGACGGACTCCATTTTATCCACATCGCTACTAACTGGTTAGTTATATGACATATTAAGCCCTGTTTTTACCTAAAACTAGAACTCGAAACTGACTTGTAGCTTATACCGATTAGCTTTCAAATGAGTAATTTTATCCTTTATCCCCTCTCCCCCGCTGGCGGGGGAGAGGGCGAGGGTGAGGGGGCATTTTAGCTCTTTGATCGCAACTTGGTATCCGCGTCAAATTGGCAGACATCATGACAGCGGCCGCATTTGATGCAGAGGTCCTGATCAATATGTTGCGCTTCCTTCTTGGGGCCGCTGATCGCCCCCACCGGGCATTCCCGGACACAGGCCAGACAGGCGGTGCAAGCCTCCGGGTCAATGGTATAGGTCAGCAGGGGCCGGCACACCAGGGCCGGACATTTTTTGTCCCGGATATGAGCTTCGTATTCCTCCCGGAAATATTTTAAGGTAGTAAGCACCGGATTGGCGGCGCTCTGCCCCAACCCGCAGAGGGAGGCGTTGGCCATGGTGGTGCAGATTTCCTCCATCAGGGCAAGATGCTCCTCCTTGCCCTGGCCGGAAGTGATGTCGTTTAAGATACTCAATAACTGCCGCAGGCCTTCCCGGCAGGGAGTACACTTGCCGCAGGATTCTTCAAACAGAAACGAAATGAAATAGCGGGCTACGTCCACCATGCAGCTGGTGGTATCCATGACGATCATGCCGCCGGAGCCCATGATCGAGCCGACTTCCTGGAGGCTGTCATAATCGACCGGCAGGTCCAGGAACTGCTTGGGGATACAGCCGCCGGAGGGGCCGCCGGTCTGCACCGCTTTGAACTCCCGGCCTCCCGGGATGCCGCCGCCCAGTTCAAAGATGATCTGTCGGAGGGTGGTACCCATGGGCACCTCCACCAGGCCGGTATGATTCACCGCCCCCACCAGGGAGAACACTTTGGTGCCCTTGCTCTTTTCTGTCCCCAGGGAGGCAAACCACTCCGGCCCCATATTGATGATCTCCGGGACATTGGCCCAGGTTTCGACATTATTGATCACCGTGGGCAGGTCAAACAGCCCTTGCTGGGCCGGATAGGGAGGTCGGGGCATAGGCTCCCCGATATTGCCTTCAATGGAGGCGATCAGGGCCGTTTCTTCGCCGCAGACAAAGGCCCCGGAGCCTTGACTGATCTTGATATCAAAGTCAAATCCGGATCTCAAAATGTTGGTACCTAGGAGGCCGAATTCCCGGGCCTGCTCAACCGCCTGGGAAAGGCGTTTGACGGCCAGGGGATATTCATGCCGCACATAGATGTAACCTTGGCGAGCGCCGATCGCAAAAGCCCCGACGATCATACCCTCCAGAACAGCGTGGGGGTCGCCTTCCATCACCGCCCGGTCCATAAAGGCCCCCGGGTCGCCTTCATCGCCGTTACAAATGACGAATTTCAGTTCACCAGGAACCTGGCGGCACAGGCGCCATTTGCGTCCGGTGAGAAAACCGGCCCCGCCCCGGCCCCGCAAGCCGGAACGTTCCACGGCCTCAATGACTTCTTCTGGGGTCATCTTGAACAGCACCTTCCTCAGGGTACGGTAGCCGCCTAAGGCTAAATAATCGTCCAGACTTTCCGGGTCGATCTCATCCAGTTTCCTTAACACCAGCGGCTTTTGCCCCTGATAAAAGGGGACTTCAGACTTATGAACGGCAGGTTGCCCGCTGACCGGGTCATGATAGACCAGACGCTCAACCACTCCCCCCCCGACCAGACTGGTCTCGACGATTTCCGGGACATCTTCGAGGGTTACTTTCTGGTAGGCGATCTCCTGGGGCCGCAGCAGCACCCGCACGCCGTGCGCACATAAGCCGTGACAACCGGTGCTTTTCAGAACGACTTTACCTTGCAGGCCCTTTTCTTGCAGCTGCTCCTGGAAAGCCTGGGCCACCTCGGTGCTTCCCATCGGGAGACAGCCGGGGCCGCTGCAAACCAAAACCTGCTGCTGCTTAGGGTCCCGTCGGGCCCTAACCTGGCGCCGATATTCTGTCAGATGATCAACCGATTCAATCTTAGGCATGACGTATTCTCAGTGTTATTCTTTATAGAGTTTCAATATCTTAGGAACCTTATCAATGGTCATTCTAGCATAGTATTTATCATCCACCATCATCACCGGGGCCTGGGCACAGGAACCCAAACAGCCCACCGTCTCCAGAGAGAATTGCATGTCCGGAGTGGTATAGCCCGGCTCGATTCCCAGGTGACTGGTCATCGATTCTAACAGGCGTTGCCCGCCCTTGAGATGACAGGTAGTGCCCAGGCATACCCGCAACTGGTGGCGTCCCTTGGGAGTCAGACTGAACATCTTATAAAAGGTGGCTACCGAGTAAACTCTGGTTAAGGGGACGTTGATCCGCTGCGCCACCTCTTTCAGTTCGTCTTTGGGGAGATAGTGATACTGGTCCTGGATTTCCTGCAGGATCGGGATCAGATCCTGGGGATAACCCTCATATCGAGATAGAATTGATTCCAGTCGTTCTACGTCCATCATGCACCTTCCTCAGCATGAGATAGGGGAGGAAATTCCGGATAGGGTGCTGCGCATTTTTTCAATAACAGATCATAGTGCGCCAGCACCTGGCGTTGAATAAATTCGATCTCCGGTTCCCGGAGATGCCGGAACCGGCCCTGCAGCCTGAGATAATCTTTCACGGGCCGCAGTTTGGGTATTTCAATGGTCAGGCGATAACGGCCATCTACTACCTCATAAAGCGGGAAGACGCCGGTTTCCACTGCCAGGCGGCCCAGTCGCACGGTCAGGTCAGTAGCCGAACGCCAGCCAGTGGGACAGACCGACAGGATATGGATATAGGCCGGACCCGGGGTTTCCACGGCGCGTTTGACTTTGAAATAGAGGTCGAACAGATAGCTGGGGCAGGCCGTCGCCACATAAGGGATGCCGTGTGCCACTGCGATGGCCACCATATTCTTTTTCCAGGTGGGTTGTCCGATGCTTCTTTTGCCCGGCGGCGAGGTGGTGGTCATGGCCCCATAAGGGGTGGAGCTGGAGCGTTGGATGCCGGTGTTCATATAAGCTTCGTTATCCCAGCAGATATAGGTGAAATCATGGCCCCGTTCCATGGCTCCGGACAGGGCCTGGAGGCCGATATCGCTGGTGCCACCGTCACCGCCCATAGCCACCACTTTGGGGGGGTGACCGGCAAGTTTCCCCTTGCGGGCCAGAATCTTGTAGCCAGCCTCCAACCCCGAGGCTACTGCCGCAGTATTTTCAAAAGCCACATGAATCCAGGGTTGGACCCAGGCCGTCTGCGGGAAGCCGGAGGAGACGATCTCCATACAGCCAGTGGCGTGAGCAATAACCGCATTTTTACCAATGGCCTTGCAGACCCACCTCACGGCCAGGGCTTCACCACACCCTTGGCAGGAGCGATGGCCGGAAGTGAAGTACTCCTCCTTGGGCAATAGGCGCGAGGCGTAGACATCGTATTTTTGGCTGCTAGCCACATCAAATTTATCCATCAGCCTCTTACTCCATACATATAAAATTCTTGACGGGGTCCCAGTTCAGCTTCAGCCTGGGCCTGAGCCACGATCTCTTTAAAGTCCTCGGGCGGGACATCCCGCCCTCCCAGGCCGATTATATAACCAAGCACTTTGGGTTGGGGAGAAAGCGGGTAAAGTACGCTGCGGACTTCAGAGAGTACCGGCCCCCCAGGGCCGCCCACCGACAGGGCCCGATCGCAAACGATTAATAGTTCGGCGCCATTGACCGCCTCCCGCAGGGCGGCAAAGGGAAAGGGCCGCCACAGACGTAACTTTAACAGGCCCACCGGCACACCCGCGTCCCTCAGTTCGTCCACGGCGATTTCGGCCACTTCACTCAAGCAACCCATAGTCAACAGGAGAATCTTGGCGCCTTCGGTTTTGTAATGCTCTACCGGATGATAATCCCGCCCGGTAAGCTGCCCCCACTCCTGCCACACCTTCATAATCTGGTCATAGGAGTTCATCAGGGTAACCTGATGCTTCATCTTAAATTCCGCGAAAATCTCGGGCATACCAAAGGCCCCCATGGTCACCGGTTTTTTGGGGTCTAGTTGATGCCAGGGGTGATAAGGGGGCAAAAAGCGATCCACGGTGTCCTGATCAGTAAACTCCAAGGCCTCCACCACGTGGCTGAGGATAAATCCGTCCAGATTGACGATCATCGGTAACAGCACCCTGCGATGTTCAGCAATCTTAAAGGCCATAATGGTATGGTCAAAGGCCTCCTGGCCATTTTGGACAAAGACCTGAATCCACCCAATATCCCGCGCCCCCATGATATCGCTATGGTCGTTCCAGATACTTAGGGGACCAGAGAGGGCCCGGTTGGCCACGGTCATCACGATGGGAAAGCGCATGGCCGAGGCAATGAACAGGATTTCGTGCATCAGGGCCAGACCTTGGGAGCTGGTGGCCGTATAGGTCCGGGCTCCGGCCGCGGAGGTGCCGATACAGGCGCTGATAGCGGAATGCTCGGACTCCACATTAATAAATTCCGCCTCTAATTCGGCGTTGGCAACCAGACTGGAAAGAT
Coding sequences within:
- a CDS encoding alcohol dehydrogenase → QDGQEFLELAAKIPIQTETQLFRLEEANQALQLLKAGKINGAGVLAINP
- a CDS encoding MoxR family ATPase; protein product: METVKIEGVTLHLAHPDELDLAWVGQEELLAQVLAAWLMVDERDLPLNPRLLGKPGVGKTTLAYAAGKKLGREVYLFQATMDTRPEDLLVTPVIAGSNKIQYMASSLVTAMLRGGVAVIDEANRMSEKSWASLAPLLDNRRYVESIAAGIKIKAHPDFRICVTMNDDASTFEVPEYIHSRLMPQIVVDFPSADEEQRILTQNLPFAPNFILDYVVNFLQQAHQARERFTVRDGINIARYAFKLSRSQTTPAQGRLTQISGQEIFRTCLIQAIVQILGEEALDYVPH
- a CDS encoding DUF86 domain-containing protein; its protein translation is MPVEFSGIERRLDELSERLARLEPLRAKKRAEFDQDPYLRDIVERNLEVAVQCCLDISHRIISLTQAPKPTDYYEALLKMGELGVIPLDFARNLAPLAGFRNILIHEYIRLDWDEVYSNLQQIDDLARFADFVREWLRKQSNI
- a CDS encoding nucleotidyltransferase domain-containing protein; translated protein: MLKNFPEVSLVYLFGSQAEGRSGPQSDYDLGILCDRGQDPPPRHGRLHQALTSLLKPAKVDVVWLGQAPIELAYAIIWQGKVLYQRDLAIRVEYEAQIMSRYADYLPVLRAWRQEILAGGQRASRIQWYREALGRTERTLGQIRAAQSQETGRV
- a CDS encoding (2Fe-2S)-binding protein encodes the protein MEEVGLLINGIYLKVPQGYTLLQAAQHLGVDIPTLCYHPELPSEGNCRLCVVEIGEHPHTRLVNSCTYPAESGLQVQTHSEKVLQARRMTLELLLARAPKAKIIQDMAAEMGIHESRFPSEDPNELCILCGLCVRTCREVVGVSAISMAYRTPGKLVTTPFLEPSDACIGCGSCAFICPTEVIPYIEQDGKRIIWGREFEMVRCNVCGNYIAPLAQLEYWAKLTGEPVEHYFVCRDCR
- a CDS encoding 4Fe-4S binding protein is translated as MPKIESVDHLTEYRRQVRARRDPKQQQVLVCSGPGCLPMGSTEVAQAFQEQLQEKGLQGKVVLKSTGCHGLCAHGVRVLLRPQEIAYQKVTLEDVPEIVETSLVGGGVVERLVYHDPVSGQPAVHKSEVPFYQGQKPLVLRKLDEIDPESLDDYLALGGYRTLRKVLFKMTPEEVIEAVERSGLRGRGGAGFLTGRKWRLCRQVPGELKFVICNGDEGDPGAFMDRAVMEGDPHAVLEGMIVGAFAIGARQGYIYVRHEYPLAVKRLSQAVEQAREFGLLGTNILRSGFDFDIKISQGSGAFVCGEETALIASIEGNIGEPMPRPPYPAQQGLFDLPTVINNVETWANVPEIINMGPEWFASLGTEKSKGTKVFSLVGAVNHTGLVEVPMGTTLRQIIFELGGGIPGGREFKAVQTGGPSGGCIPKQFLDLPVDYDSLQEVGSIMGSGGMIVMDTTSCMVDVARYFISFLFEESCGKCTPCREGLRQLLSILNDITSGQGKEEHLALMEEICTTMANASLCGLGQSAANPVLTTLKYFREEYEAHIRDKKCPALVCRPLLTYTIDPEACTACLACVRECPVGAISGPKKEAQHIDQDLCIKCGRCHDVCQFDADTKLRSKS
- the nuoE gene encoding NADH-quinone oxidoreductase subunit NuoE, with the protein product MDVERLESILSRYEGYPQDLIPILQEIQDQYHYLPKDELKEVAQRINVPLTRVYSVATFYKMFSLTPKGRHQLRVCLGTTCHLKGGQRLLESMTSHLGIEPGYTTPDMQFSLETVGCLGSCAQAPVMMVDDKYYARMTIDKVPKILKLYKE
- a CDS encoding pyruvate ferredoxin oxidoreductase (catalyzes the formation of acetyl-CoA from pyruvate and coenzyme A), whose translation is MDKFDVASSQKYDVYASRLLPKEEYFTSGHRSCQGCGEALAVRWVCKAIGKNAVIAHATGCMEIVSSGFPQTAWVQPWIHVAFENTAAVASGLEAGYKILARKGKLAGHPPKVVAMGGDGGTSDIGLQALSGAMERGHDFTYICWDNEAYMNTGIQRSSSTPYGAMTTTSPPGKRSIGQPTWKKNMVAIAVAHGIPYVATACPSYLFDLYFKVKRAVETPGPAYIHILSVCPTGWRSATDLTVRLGRLAVETGVFPLYEVVDGRYRLTIEIPKLRPVKDYLRLQGRFRHLREPEIEFIQRQVLAHYDLLLKKCAAPYPEFPPLSHAEEGA
- the porA gene encoding pyruvate ferredoxin oxidoreductase, which produces MAKRVGIEVSLAVSHAVQLARAEAIAAYPITPQTHIVEHLSSLVANAELEAEFINVESEHSAISACIGTSAAGARTYTATSSQGLALMHEILFIASAMRFPIVMTVANRALSGPLSIWNDHSDIMGARDIGWIQVFVQNGQEAFDHTIMAFKIAEHRRVLLPMIVNLDGFILSHVVEALEFTDQDTVDRFLPPYHPWHQLDPKKPVTMGAFGMPEIFAEFKMKHQVTLMNSYDQIMKVWQEWGQLTGRDYHPVEHYKTEGAKILLLTMGCLSEVAEIAVDELRDAGVPVGLLKLRLWRPFPFAALREAVNGAELLIVCDRALSVGGPGGPVLSEVRSVLYPLSPQPKVLGYIIGLGGRDVPPEDFKEIVAQAQAEAELGPRQEFYMYGVRG